The window GTGATCAGCAGCGGCGGGTAGCATCCGCGCCGCGCTGGCCGCGGTGATGGGGCCCGGGCTCCTCCCCGCACTCCCGACCGCGCCTGGTCCTGGAGCGAGCGGCCGGGTGGGGTTAGGCCCCAGGCGCGCGCGGGAGCTGTGCCGCGGGCGGGcggaggggcggggccgggcacGTGTCCTCGGGCCACCCTCTCGGCCACGTGACCCCCGAGGGCAGGGTCGGGGCTGGCTGGGGGCCCGGGCGCGATCCGCCGCCGGCCGGACGGACAGACAGGCTGGGGACAGGACTGACAGGCGGCAGGGCAGGCGGGCCGGCCGGAGCGGAGTCGGCGGCGGCGGGGACCTGGCGGGGACGCGGTGCGGGAAGATCTTGGAGGCGACGGCGGGGACGAACGCCGGGGCGCCCGAGGCTCCGGGATGTGGAGCGGGTATGTCCGGGCGAGCTCGCAGCTCTGCGCGGGGTCGGGCCGCGGCTGCGTCCGGCCTGGGGGATGGGGGATCCCTGCGGATCTGCACCCCCGCCTGGGAGATGCTCTGCTCCGCAGCCCTGTCCGGGCGGAGGAGCCTGTTGTAGCACGAGGACCGCAGAGCCGCTGTAAAAAGGGAGATGGAAGGACAGTCGGCGGGAGAGGTCACTAGGGGGTTCTGGGGCTGGGGGATATGAGAGGTGGGCTGCAGACCCCCGTGGGCATGACAGCGCCAACTCCTCCTGGCTCATCTGGAGAGCAaatgagatgggggaggggtgcaagTCAGAGGAAATCGGGGGTACACATCCAGAGGAGGGGCCCCAGGCTTGAAGAACCCTTGGAAAGCTGCGCTGCTGGGGAAAGGGGGCTGGATCTGTGCCAAAGTCACTTGCAAGTTGCTGAGCCTCCATCTGGGGCCCCTGGACTCAGCAGGGCTCAGCAATGTAGGATGGGGTCTCCCCCCAGCACCCAGACCTGTTCATCGGGCTCTTGGGCTAGTCCCTGGCCCCCGCCTCCCCTGGCCCTGTATGTGCAGAGAGGCTGTGGTCTTCATGGAGCTGGGTAAACACTTCCTCTTTCCCGTGGCCTGGAAAGACTAGGTCCTGGATGGGGATGTGGCCAGAGTGGGGGCGGGTTGTACTCCTGGAAAGAACTGGGCCAGCTGGGTGGTCGCAGGACAGGGCTCCCAGACACAGTTGGGGAGTGAGGGAAGCACCCCCGCCCCTCAGAAGCTGGTGGGCTGGAGAGTTTTCTGATGCAGGCCAGACCCACCCTCCTCACAGGCATCCAGCAAAGCTTGAGCTGAGATGCTGGGGGCAGAGCAGGCTTCATCCCCGCAAGGGGTGCTGAGAGAATGAGCTCCCAGCGGGGTCAGGTGTGCAGAGGCCCCAGACTCTTAAAGGGAGAGTGTTGAGGCGGAGCTTGCGTTCTTTGGAATTACGCCTGGAGGGAAGGAGACTGAGCTCCGGGAGCAGGTGGTTGAGATGGGTTGGTGGTACCTGCAGAAGTGAGGACAGCCGTGCCTGGCGTCAGCTGATTTGAGGAGCAGCCTGGTCTGGAGGAAACTTGTGGCCTCTTGTGCCAGGTGTGCCCAAGGCAAAACCCGGCCGCTGAGTTGCTGCGTGATCTGGAGAGCACGGGCTCCCTTTCCCTGGCCGCTAGGTGCAGTGAGCAGGTCGTGCGTACGTGGGGAGTGATGCAGGCCCAGAGAATGCCCTTCCCTGCAGGCATTCGAGCCAGGCCCGGACAGACGAGGCTCGGCACCACGCTCTCTTTAAGGACATAGTCAAAGGGACAACTCAAGGTTCTGGAAAAAGTCCTCAGTCCACCCTCCCTGCCATATTCCCAGGAACCTTGGGGATGACCCAGGCTGCCAACTGGCCCCCCCATGACCTCATGAGTCTCACTTCTTTTATGAACATTTCGATCCCCCGAGGCTAGCCGGGTGTGGAGCACAAAGTGGCTTCATAAAGGCAGATGGGAAGCATGAGGGGGCAGAACGAGGAGCCGGGCACCTGGGAGTGAGGGGCAGAGTTTTGGGGTTACCTTGACCGCTACGTTTTCAGGGACCCCTCATTTAGATATTGGAGGCGGGGATCCAGATCACGGCCAAGCTGCCGGCACCCACTGGGGCCTGTTCTCCTCGGAGCTCATCCAGACCCCGTCAGCAGCTAGAGAGACCCTGCCTGGGGGTCACTCTTGCCCTCATAACTCTGACACGCCGCTTGTGTGTGGCCCCCGTAGCTCGTGAGAACTCTGGGCAGCTGTGCACCTCATCCTAGGCCAGGAGGAATCTGGGACTAGCAGTCGGTGACCCTGGCGTCCTCCTCTGTAAGGTGAACTGAGGGATCCCTCTTGGACGACTGCCGTTAATGGCCAGGGCTGGTGCCAGTTCAGCCCCTGGCCCTGGACCCAGGGCTGCTCTCCTGGGGTAGGTGGCAGTGGCGGACTCTACAGGAACTCGGTGGACCTCCTTTCTTGGGACTCTCAATGTGGGCCGTATCTCGGGACCCAGAAGCAACCCCCAGATTGGGCTGCACCTCTCCCAGTCCCCACAGTGCCCATGTCCATAGTTTGGACGCCGAGCCTGCTCTGAGAGGACGAAGTGAGGACGGCATCTTAGGTCCTTCTGCAGCTAACGCTGTGCTGGGCACTTGGGACTTGATCAGCAGAGGTCAGGAATTTGGTTGGGGTTAGTGTTTTGCCACTTAATGACCACACGATGTTGGTATAGCCCCTCAGTCTCAATTTCCCCACCTGACAGATGGAGCTAACCACACATATTCTAGGGAGGGCCAGGCTCTGAGGGACCGCCCAGGAATGGGGTGAGACCACCCAACCTGCCAGGGGTAGGGGATTGTGTCTTTGCGCCAAGCAGGGTGTTGGAGAGCTCCAGGGCTGGAGAAGGGCTGTGTGattttgagcaagtcacttaactgcTCTGGGCCACAGCCACCTTAAGGGGTTTGAGTTTGTGAGCTTTTGCCTAAGGCCTAAGTCACAGGAGACTATAGCTCAaagacaacttttaaaaaaaaattttataagatttaaTTTAAGCCAAACTGATCAcattgccaggaagcaagatcCCAAATACTTTCCTGAGACAGTTGTAAAGTATGGCCTGGGGCTCCGGGTCCAAAGCAGGGGGAAGGAGCTTATGCACTCTTCACTGTGGCCTCTTCCTGGATGCCCTCCATGAATCActacctcccccgccccctccccctcagcAGATGGAGATCTTTCCTGCTGTTCCATAATCAGCACATCTATGCGGGACTCACCCTCGCTAGCGCCCTGCTTGTCCTAGACTCTGCACAGGGTCTGTGCCcaacagggtgggggggggggcggttagcGTGTGGTGAGACGGGCTGGGTGAAGCTGCTGGCAGCGAGAGGCCATGCAGATCGGGTGGGTCAGGGCTGAGATTGCTGGCACAGGATGCTCGCTGTGTACACGCTGGGCGTTTGAGGTCTCGGGGTGGCCGGTTCTAGTAGTGGACAGGTGGGTACGAGGCGTgtgctgtgtgccctgcctgtgtCCTGCCCCAGCAAAGGGTGCAGCTGGCTCTCAGTGGAGACACAGGGCTGGGTTTCCTCAgcagggctgggggcctggggctgTGGCCGGGAGAGGCAGGCCTGGCCCGCCTGCTTCAGGTGCTCTGACCTCCCTTCTTAGCGTCCACAGGCTGCTCCTGCGTGGTGTCCTCCCGCGAGGCCCTGCTGCCGCTCCCGGCTCCCGCCTCCCGTGCACACACCGGCTCCCCCTTCCTGGCGCGGCCCAGGCTTCCCGGCTCCCACCCCTGAATCTTGCTGTCCTGTCCCCTGTGTGACACTGCTGTCCCGTTCTTCCAGAGCCCTCCCCTCCAGCGCCTGGGATGGCTCCTCTTCCGACGTCCCGGCTGCCTGgcctccacacctctgtcccccttccctcctccaggCTCAGGCTGTGGCCGCTCCCTCGGGtctggtgccccccccccagtcacccctcccttccctgaaAGGCCCACCCAGTTCCTCATTCCTGCCGTGGGGGCCACTCCCCCTCGttcaccttttctctttttttttttttattttattcattaattactgcagcttatttttttctgtccccCTAGCCAGCCTCCGAGCCCCTCTCAGAGTCTCTTGTGTCTGTGTGTCCCCTCCTCGCTCAGAGCCTGCCTGGCCGTAGGGACCACCGTGGGGCCGTGGGGCCGTAgggctgtagccccacccccaccaccaccactcaggcACCCTCTCAGACTTCCTCAAACCCATTTGCGTCCTGCCTTGTTTCTCCGAAAGCGCCGTTCCTCCCCGTTCCTCCCCTCTGGGCTTCTCTGGGTGATGGGGCACGTGACTCACGGGTGCCAGGACTGTGGGTTCAGTACCCACCCTGCCACTTCCTTGCTCTATGTGTTCCGGCCAAGGCACCaaacctctctgaacctcggtACCTTGTGGTTCAAACCGGGATGAGCGGAGCGTCTCCTAGCAATGGCATAACGAGTCACCCCCAGAGACGTCTGTGGGTACGGATGTCaagggtggggggaaggcagCCAGCATAATGCTCACACCCCGTCCAGGGGCGTGGTGGGCTGGGGTGGGCGTGTGTGGCAGGGACTTGGGATTCTAATGTGCTGGTGGCTTTGGCGCTGAAAACTTGTCCCCTCTTAGTAAGCCGAAGCTGATCAGGGAGCCAACGCATGAAACCTTTTCTGGGAAGTCCGTGGCCCCTGGACGAGAGGGACGTGACTGTCAGCCTCAGTGCCCTTGGGGCTTACTGGACTGCCCCTAAGTTCATGAGCATGAGTCTAAACCTGGCCACTATGCCGTGGCGCTGCCCCAGAGCTGGGCACAGAGTCGGAGTTCCTTCAAACCAGATCGGCTGCAGCCACCCTGGACCAGGGAcctggtggccccaggcagagAGGTCCGGTCCCAGCGTGCCCGCCCagccctcctcttcccccagtTTCAGAACTCCCTTGCTGGCCACATCCCTGCTTGCTTAGTGAACCTGTTATGCCCATCAGCTCAGGGGTCTTTGGATCAAAGAGGTGACCTGGGCGCACcggtgggtggggagggagaggctgggagtCAGAAAGACCTCCTGGCAGGCTGGTCTGGCTGGGGCTGGAAGAGGGCACACAGGACCCTAGTTGGGCTCTTCTGGCCTCAGGAATGGCCTCTGGTCcagtgggggttgctgggtgactGGGAACCATAGAACCCAGGGGTCCACGTTCTCAGTGTGCCCTTCTTTGTGGGTGGGGACAAAAGCCCCGCTGGGGCAGGCCTGATGGATGCGCTGTGAGGGTTATGGTGACTGCATTCCCGCCAGCCTTGTGTGTCTCCTGGGGACATGACCCAGCAGGAAGTTCCCTGTATGAACTGCTGTGGGCTCCAGGCCCCCATCTCCCTGTGACCTTGACTCTTACTGTCTCCTGCCCCTGAGCAGAAGACCCCTTCCCCGTGGTCCCTGCAGTGTCGTGTCCTGGGCTCTGGACTCTGATTCTGCAGGGACCCGGGACTGAGAAGGTTTGAGCAGAGGGCATGGATCTGGGCtcgagggagggggacagagtgAAGAACTTCAGTGGCGGCCTGTGCTCACCTGAGAGAGAAGTATGCCCTGCCCTCCGCAGAGCCAACACCCAGCATTGCAGGCCTGTGGTCTGGGAGGCTGAGGTGTGTGGAGGATGGGTATTCTGGCTTGGGCTGGACCCCAGGCGCGAGGGGCCTGGGGCTCCTCCTTAGTTTGAAGCTTCTGAGTCACCGAGCTGGCTTCACAGCCcggaagtgggaggaggagggtcCTGAGATGGGAGCTTCCCTCCCAGGCTAGGGTAGGCCCTCCTTTCCTTCTGCGCCCCCAACCCAGGCGTTGAACAGTGGGGGACTACAGGGTGGTCCTGCTCTTCCCACGCTTTCTGCGTTAGGATTTGCACATTGGGCTTTTccagtggggggagagggaggttaTCACAGACTCTGTCTCAGGCCTCCCGGGATCACTGTTCCCTCTGGCTGCAGAATAGGGTCTCCTCCCCGCCTCCCTAGCAGTGGGCTGAAGTGAGGGCCTGTTGTGGAAATAATAGGGGGACCACTCCCAGCCCGTACCCTCGGGACCAGCAGGAGAGTCTTGAACAGTGGCCAGAGGCCCGGACCACACTGGTGGACAAAGTTTGACCCTCAGGGGAGGGGCTGGTGGCCTTCTTCTAGGGCGCGGTGTGGGGAATGGCAGCAGGTGGTCCTTGCAGAGGGAAGGCGTGCAGTCTGGGTCCCAGACCGGGGATCCTGTCTGTGCCCGGCGCACTCTCTGTGGGTCACCCCCACCCACTGGGAGGTTTGGGCCTGATCTGAGGGCTTGGCCACCTGTCTCAGCACTGCCACCCGCCAGCTAGATGTGTGACGCTGGCCAAGTTTTGTCATCTCTCTGAGTCTGTGtccctcatctgtagaatggcaACAGTACCATGACTGCTGTTGAGAGTTTTAAATGAGATAAGTGTGGGCAGAGCACACCGTGTGGATTCTAGGACAGTGTAAGTCCCCTGGGTGCAGTGGCCCAGGGCCACTATAGTACTGCCACAGCCCCTCAAGCCTCAGGGACCCCTTCCAAAAAGACTTTCCCAAACAAGGGTATTCGGGaggtcccagtcaggcacatacacaGCTGATGGAGCGATGGCTGTGTGCTCCCACTTTACTCTCCCAAGCCTCGCATCCCTGCCAGGCGGGACCCAGCCCGAGACCCCGAGACCACACTCTGGGCCAGTTCCAAAGCAGAGGGCAGACTGGGCTGCCCAGGGCCATATGTAGGGCTAGGAAGGGgctcagtgcctgacctgtggtggcgcagtgggtagagcgttgacctggaacgctgaggtcactggttcaaagccctgcgcttgcctggtcaaggcacatatgacaagcaagcaatgaacaactagagtgaaggaATGGGCTCATTGCTGGGGTCCAGGGTCCAAAGGACAAGGAGGAGGGACCGGTCCCCAACCTTGCCTTTCACACTTTCCCTTCGGCAATCCTGAATCCCAGGACTCTCTGGCCTTGTCTTTCCTCCCTCCTGTGTGGGCCCCCTGGGCCCCGTCCCCTCCACTTCCGCACTGTTATCAGTGGCTggcccagccccccaccctcagCCCGGCCCCTGCGCTCAGAAGCTGCTGGCTCAGGAGCCCGGGCTTCTGCTGACTGAGCGAGTCCGGAGGTGCTGTCTCGGCACAAACCGCTGCTGGCCaagcctctccctccctctcccggaGGTCTGCTTCAGAGGGGAAGGCAGGAGTGTGGATTGGCgaaaggagaggagggcagaggctggTGGCCCCCGCCCCACGCTGCCTCCGGGGAGAGGGTCCTGAGGCCCAGAGCATGGGTGTTTGCCTGAGGTCACGGAGCAGGCCCTCAGGTCCGGGGGGCAGGAAGTGGGTCTGCCTGCCTGGCTGTTTGCCGAATCTTCCGGCCTCTCAGCCCTGCCTGTTCTGTTTGGTCCTTCCTCTCTGGTCTGctcttaatttacataaaatttacattaaCAGTAATCACAAAGGCAGTTCCCACTTAAGTGCCTCCTGTGTGCCAAGGTTTTGTGCAGCTCTCTCTGCATTCAGGGACTGTTGAGGTAGGACCATTGGGATTGTCCACACTTTGTAGAACTGGAAACTCAGACTCTCAGTACTGACGTGTGGACAGTCACCTGTTGGAGGAACAGAACCCAGCACCTGCTGGTGCTgaccacctactgtgtgccacacACAGCCCTAGGCCCTAGGCttgggaggggggcggggagaaaAGATAAATGAGTCCTATTCTTGCCACCGAAAGTTTTGTGTTTGGTCATTCTGCCCTTGTGACAACCCTGGTGATGACCTCCCTGGTagcatccctattttacagatggggaaactgaggcccagagtggcTAGGGTGTCGCCCAGGGTTGGTCCCTAGGGTCGGCTCTCTAGGTCTCAGGCCCCCGCCCCATGTTTGCTGTTTGCTTCCTAGCCAGCCCCACCTGGACGAGGGCCACCCACCACCTCTTGAAGCTGTCCCGATTCCCTGGAAGAGTGTGGGCTCCTGCAAAAGCCTCAGGGAGACCCCGGGAGGCCTGGTGGAGACCTCTGCCGGGGAGGAGCCCCAAGGTGAGGAGGGCGCTGCAGCCGCCAGGCTGGACGTGGCCCGCCTGCGCAGCTCGTCCGTGGAGATCCGCGAGAAGGGCTCggagttcctgaaggaggagCTGCACAGAGCCCAGAAGGTGGGGCCCGGGGCGCCGGGAGGTCTGCGGCTCGCGCCAGATGCCCAGAGATCGCACGCACCTACCCAGGCCTGTGCGGGGCGTGAGGGAAGTCCAAGGGGCAGACCAGGTCTGGAACGGCTTGCAGGAGTCCGGACTGCGCTGAAACCCGTCCCAAGTCCCAGCGGGTGGACAGTGGGGTCTCCGCCTCCCTCCAGGAGCTCAGTGGAAAATGCCTCATACCCTGGAGCACCAGCGGGGGGCGAGCTCAGGCCTCCAGAAGGGTGCCTGGGGCGTGGAGTCTGGTCAGGGGGCCTGGTCTCCCCAGTGTCAGGCCTGGGGGCGCCTGAGGGGCTGACAGCCGCCCACGCCATGCCCCCCCAGGAGCTAAAGCTGAAGGATGAGGAGTGTGAGCGGCTGTCCAAGGTCCGGGAGCAGCTGGAACAGGAGCTGGAGGAGCTGACAGCCAGCCTGTTCGAGGTGAGGTGGCCGGCCAGCGGGGGTCAGGCCGGGGCCCAGGTCTGCTGGGTGTCCCTCAGCCCTCACCCCCGCCTCCTCCCCAGGAAGCCCACAAGATGGTTCGGGAAGCCAACACGAAGCAGGCAGCATCGGAAAAGCAGCTGAAAGAGGCTCGGGGCAAGGTGAGCCTCGCCCCCTGCTCCCCCACACCCAGGCCTGCCCAGAGCTCCGGCCTCCTTCCTGTTCAGTCAGACCCTCGCAggccagatggggttgccaaggATGGGCAGGTTGAGGCCCAGGAGGGCGGGGCAGAGATTATGTCACTGAAATTCCCAGGGCACCACAGAGGCCTTTCTGGGACattccaggggctgggaggatcccatggtcattgtcaattctgcactctctctctctctctctctctctctctctctcacacacacacacacacacacacacacacacacacacacacaccccatatcCCCTCTACACAACAGAAACCTCTGTCTGGCTGTGTGAGCCTGGCCAAGTAACTTCCCATTGCTTTACTGACGCCCGTCTGTCTGATCTGCAGACTGTGAGGGCTGGGCTGTTCCTGGCCCCTGGGTGCCCCTCGGTGGGAGGCCCACGCAGCTCCAGACCAGGGCACCTGACAGAGTCCTGGCTTAcagtgtgacctcaggcaggccTCGTCTCCTCTCTGAGCCTGGGTTCCTTTGTCTGTAAATTGGGTTTCTCAGCCCCCACCGTGGAGGCTATTCCAAGGGCACCCGGTAGGGTTAGGTGCCAGTGGCTGCTGTCCGGAGCTGGGGTAGCAGGCGGTGGCAGCCGGGGTGGCAGGCACCCTGGGCTCACGTTGGCAGCCCTCCTGTCCAGATCGACATGCTGCAGGCAGAGGTGACGGCCCTGAAGACGCTGGTCATCACGTCCACACCAGCCTCTCCCAACCGCGAGCTCCACCCGCAGCTGCTGAGCCCCACCAAGGCCGCGCCCCGCAAGGGCCACTTGCGTCATAAGAGCACCAGCAGCGCCCTCTGCCCCGTCGTGTGCCCTGCTGCGAGCCACATCCTCACCCCGGACAAGGAGGGCAAAGAGGTGAGGGACAGAGGGCGGGCAGCGGACACAGGACGGGGAGACACACTCCCTGGGCCCTGTGTGGCCACAGCCCTGAGGCCCAGGACTGCCCGTGACCGCCCTGGACGCGAGGGTCCTCGGCACCCGCCGCCTGCGGGGCTGAGACTGGCCTGGCCTGGGCGGGGCTGTGTGCCCCTTCCGTCCGGGCTGGGTACGTGGAGCACGTGGTCCGGGTTGGACAGTGGCTGTGAAATCCTTGGCCAGGGGTCCTTGAGCAAGTGGGGATACCTGTCGTTGCCTCAGCTCCCTCGCGTGGTCAGGGGGGACTCTCGGGGCTCTAGAGGAACTGAAGAGCTGAGGATGGCCAGGGCTCAGGTCGGGGCTGGACCCAGCGAGTGTCCATGAGGTTCTCTGGTAGACTGCAGCTCCCTCGCGTGGTCAGGGGGGACTCTCGGGGCTCTAGAGGAACTGAAGAGCTGAGGATGGCCAGAGCTCAGGTCGGGCTGGACCCAGCGAGTGTCCACGGGGTTCTCCAGGGGACTGCAGCTTCCTGGGGTCCCCTGACACAAGACGGCCCCCAGCCCCGTCCTGTCTGTGTCTCCAGAGCTTCCCGGGAGGAGGCTCAGGCCAGGCCTCTTGTCCCCCTTCTGAGTTCGGAGCCTCTGACTGGACACTAACATCTgcttcctcctgtctgtctctgtctctgtctgtgcgTCTGTCTgccccgccgcccccgccgcccaGCCCGGGCTGCCCGccctcctctccctgctcctctgtGTGGTCCCCAGCAGGGCGGTTCACCTGACCTACGAGCCGGCCTGGCTGCTCCCGCCCGGGGAGCCCCCCGCAGCCCCCACCTCCGctccctgtctctccttttcTCGGCAGGTAATGGCTCCGGAGAGGGACCAGCCTCTGTCCTCTCCGCCTCACTCACTCTGCATGCACCCCGTCTGTCCTCTCCGCCTCACTCACTCTGCATGCACCCCGTCTGTCCTCTCCGCCTCACTCACTCTGCATGCACCCCGTCTGTCCTCTCCGCCTCACTCACTCTGCATGCACCCCGTCTGTCCTCTCCGCCTCACTCACTCTGCATGCACCCCCGGCGCAGAGGGCAGCCTCTGGGCGCTGCCTGTCCCTCGGCCTGCATGCGCTTGTGTCGTGCCTGGGGTTCCTGCGGTCCCTGCGgcctctcctcctccagggcACAGGGAGGGTCTTCAGGACGAGGCCCTGGACCCACCTCTGTGACTGGGCAGCgccaggggcagggaaggggaagTCTGAGTTACACAGTCTCTGACGCAGAGGGAAGTCTCTTCCTCCAGTCACAGGTGTCCTGCACGGCCGCTGGGGACAGGGCCACTGGGGACAGGGCCGCTGGGGATGGGGCCGCGGGCGCGCTGCCGTCTGCCCTGCCTCCCCCCGGCtcccgccgccttctgctccgcctGGCTCTGCCGGGCTGGTCCCCGGTGCCCTGACCACCCCACCCCGCTCGCCCTCCCTCACAGGTGGACACAACCCTGTTTGCAGAGTTTCAGGCCTGGCGGGAATCGCCCACCTTGGACAAGACCAGCCCCTTCCTCGAAAGGGTATACCGGGAGGACGTGGGCCCGTGCCTGGACTTCACCATGCAGGAGGTGAGTCGGGCCGCGGGCCGCCCGCCGGGGGCCCTGCGCCTCAGCCGGGCCGCCCTCACCGCCGCCCCGCTCTGCTGCAGCTCTCGGCGCTGGTTCGGGCCGCCGTGGAGGACAACACGCTCACCATCGAGCCCGTGGCTTCACAGACACCGCCCGCCATGAAGGTGGCCGCCGTCGAATACGGCAGCACCAAGTAAGCTGAGCTCCCCGCACCCCTTCCCGCCCACTTGGCTCCGCAGAGGGGGTGGCCACGGAGGACTGAGGCTCGGGCCTGTCTGCGGGGGTTCTGGTGTGGCTCCTGGGGTGGGCAGGGTGTGGCGTATAGGCCGGGCCAGGGAGGGGTACAGAGGCACCTGGCGGAAGAGGGACAGTGGCCTCCCACACAGAGCAAGAAAGCATCTTTGTCTCTGCCCACTGACACATCCTGCCCCTTGCCATGCGGCCCCAGGCTCTCCAGGTGGTCCAGGATCTGGGCCTCCCAATCCTGGCTGACCTGacgcccctcccactcccctctctcccGCAGTGGGTTCCGGGCCCCGATTGACATGTAAGTGATTTCAGTAGCCAGCTCTACCTTCTGCTAACAAATAACCACACAGCCCTGGTGTCCTGTCCTTCCTGCTCCTCAACTGGCGTTGAGCTGGgctagagcagagcagagcagatcGCCAGGGTGGAGCAAGGGGCAGAgcgagctgggggggggggcgcactgCCAGCGGGGGGGGGCACtgccagcggggggggggggcacttccCCTCGGCCGCCCAGGCCGTGGCCTGCAAGGGGGGGTCCCTGTGGTAGGAGCCTCGGGACAGAAGGGGACGTTTGAGCCAGGTTTGAAGAGTCAGCAGCTATATGCCAACTAGGGACAGGCCTTCTGGACAGCAGAATGAGCGCAGGGATGAGGAGCTGGGCTAGCGCCAGAGGGCCACCCACCCGGAGGGCGCG is drawn from Saccopteryx leptura isolate mSacLep1 chromosome 1, mSacLep1_pri_phased_curated, whole genome shotgun sequence and contains these coding sequences:
- the RAB3IL1 gene encoding guanine nucleotide exchange factor for Rab-3A isoform X5, translating into MWSGQPHLDEGHPPPLEAVPIPWKSVGSCKSLRETPGGLVETSAGEEPQGEEGAAAARLDVARLRSSSVEIREKGSEFLKEELHRAQKELKLKDEECERLSKVREQLEQELEELTASLFEEAHKMVREANTKQAASEKQLKEARGKIDMLQAEVTALKTLVITSTPASPNRELHPQLLSPTKAAPRKGHLRHKSTSSALCPVVCPAASHILTPDKEGKEPGLPALLSLLLCVVPSRAVHLTYEPAWLLPPGEPPAAPTSAPCLSFSRQVDTTLFAEFQAWRESPTLDKTSPFLERVYREDVGPCLDFTMQELSALVRAAVEDNTLTIEPVASQTPPAMKVAAVEYGSTNGFRAPIDITCALSGLARACRHRIRLGDSESHYYISPSSRARITAVCNFFTYIRYIQQGLVRQDAEPVFWEIMRLRKEMALAKLGFFPHEA
- the RAB3IL1 gene encoding guanine nucleotide exchange factor for Rab-3A isoform X8, whose product is MWSGQPHLDEGHPPPLEAVPIPWKSVGSCKSLRETPGGLVETSAGEEPQGEEGAAAARLDVARLRSSSVEIREKGSEFLKEELHRAQKELKLKDEECERLSKVREQLEQELEELTASLFEEAHKMVREANTKQAASEKQLKEARGKIDMLQAEVTALKTLVITSTPASPNRELHPQLLSPTKAAPRKGHLRHKSTSSALCPVVCPAASHILTPDKEGKEVDTTLFAEFQAWRESPTLDKTSPFLERVYREDVGPCLDFTMQELSALVRAAVEDNTLTIEPVASQTPPAMKVAAVEYGSTNGFRAPIDITCALSGLARACRHRIRLGDSESHYYISPSSRARITAVCNFFTYIRYIQQGLVRQDAEPVFWEIMRLRKEMALAKLGFFPHEA
- the RAB3IL1 gene encoding guanine nucleotide exchange factor for Rab-3A isoform X1 — encoded protein: MNPREECARCPARGTCPVYLALSSGTARYAPSGLGPALEGNLGEESGDTHSQPHLDEGHPPPLEAVPIPWKSVGSCKSLRETPGGLVETSAGEEPQGEEGAAAARLDVARLRSSSVEIREKGSEFLKEELHRAQKELKLKDEECERLSKVREQLEQELEELTASLFEEAHKMVREANTKQAASEKQLKEARGKIDMLQAEVTALKTLVITSTPASPNRELHPQLLSPTKAAPRKGHLRHKSTSSALCPVVCPAASHILTPDKEGKEPGLPALLSLLLCVVPSRAVHLTYEPAWLLPPGEPPAAPTSAPCLSFSRQVDTTLFAEFQAWRESPTLDKTSPFLERVYREDVGPCLDFTMQELSALVRAAVEDNTLTIEPVASQTPPAMKVAAVEYGSTNGFRAPIDITCALSGLARACRHRIRLGDSESHYYISPSSRARITAVCNFFTYIRYIQQGLVRQDAEPVFWEIMRLRKEMALAKLGFFPHEA
- the RAB3IL1 gene encoding guanine nucleotide exchange factor for Rab-3A isoform X4 codes for the protein MASAPLRPASQPHLDEGHPPPLEAVPIPWKSVGSCKSLRETPGGLVETSAGEEPQGEEGAAAARLDVARLRSSSVEIREKGSEFLKEELHRAQKELKLKDEECERLSKVREQLEQELEELTASLFEEAHKMVREANTKQAASEKQLKEARGKIDMLQAEVTALKTLVITSTPASPNRELHPQLLSPTKAAPRKGHLRHKSTSSALCPVVCPAASHILTPDKEGKEPGLPALLSLLLCVVPSRAVHLTYEPAWLLPPGEPPAAPTSAPCLSFSRQVDTTLFAEFQAWRESPTLDKTSPFLERVYREDVGPCLDFTMQELSALVRAAVEDNTLTIEPVASQTPPAMKVAAVEYGSTNGFRAPIDITCALSGLARACRHRIRLGDSESHYYISPSSRARITAVCNFFTYIRYIQQGLVRQDAEPVFWEIMRLRKEMALAKLGFFPHEA
- the RAB3IL1 gene encoding guanine nucleotide exchange factor for Rab-3A isoform X2 → MNPREECARCPARGTCPVYLALSSGTARYAPSGLGPALEGNLGEESGDTHSQPHLDEGHPPPLEAVPIPWKSVGSCKSLRETPGGLVETSAGEEPQGEEGAAAARLDVARLRSSSVEIREKGSEFLKEELHRAQKELKLKDEECERLSKVREQLEQELEELTASLFEEAHKMVREANTKQAASEKQLKEARGKIDMLQAEVTALKTLVITSTPASPNRELHPQLLSPTKAAPRKGHLRHKSTSSALCPVVCPAASHILTPDKEGKEPGLPALLSLLLCVVPSRAVHLTYEPAWLLPPGEPPAAPTSAPCLSFSRQVDTTLFAEFQAWRESPTLDKTSPFLERVYREDVGPCLDFTMQELSALVRAAVEDNTLTIEPVASQTPPAMKVAAVEYGSTNGFRAPIDITCALSGLARACRHRIRLGDSESHYYISPSSRARITAVCNFFTYIRYIQQGLVRQDEPVFWEIMRLRKEMALAKLGFFPHEA
- the RAB3IL1 gene encoding guanine nucleotide exchange factor for Rab-3A isoform X3; this translates as MNPREECARCPARGTCPVYLALSSGTARYAPSGLGPALEGNLGEESGDTHSQPHLDEGHPPPLEAVPIPWKSVGSCKSLRETPGGLVETSAGEEPQGEEGAAAARLDVARLRSSSVEIREKGSEFLKEELHRAQKELKLKDEECERLSKVREQLEQELEELTASLFEEAHKMVREANTKQAASEKQLKEARGKIDMLQAEVTALKTLVITSTPASPNRELHPQLLSPTKAAPRKGHLRHKSTSSALCPVVCPAASHILTPDKEGKEPGLPALLSLLLCVVPSRAVHLTYEPAWLLPPGEPPAAPTSAPCLSFSRQVDTTLFAEFQAWRESPTLDKTSPFLERVYREDVGPCLDFTMQELSALVRAAVEDNTLTIEPVASQTPPAMKVAAVEYGSTNTCALSGLARACRHRIRLGDSESHYYISPSSRARITAVCNFFTYIRYIQQGLVRQDAEPVFWEIMRLRKEMALAKLGFFPHEA